One genomic window of Acidobacteriota bacterium includes the following:
- a CDS encoding glutamate racemase yields the protein MSETMPFTFEPSPARGRVLVFDSGVGGLTVAGEIRALGPRLSVHYAADTGFFPYGDKSDEALRARLPRVAKALVEAVEPDVFVIACNTASTLALAEVRAALDIPVVGTVPAIKPAARLTETGTIGLLATPGTIRRAYTARLIEEFAAGKRVILHGSLELVRLAEAHARGEDVPPEAYAAAQAPLFEAEGGEAIDTIVLACTHFPLVRGQLIATAPRPVSYIDSGAAIARQTIRVLPENTHSGGQGGTASLTSPPDETDGITRVLRRYGFPEIQFVALAPNATTSAPTEP from the coding sequence ATGAGTGAAACGATGCCCTTTACCTTCGAACCCTCGCCTGCACGCGGGCGCGTCCTGGTGTTTGATTCCGGGGTGGGCGGGCTGACAGTGGCCGGCGAAATCCGCGCGCTGGGACCGCGCCTGTCCGTTCACTACGCCGCCGATACCGGGTTTTTCCCATATGGGGACAAGTCGGACGAGGCCCTGAGGGCGCGGCTGCCGAGGGTGGCGAAGGCGCTGGTCGAGGCGGTCGAACCGGATGTGTTCGTGATTGCCTGCAATACGGCGAGCACGCTGGCGCTGGCGGAAGTGCGCGCGGCGCTGGACATCCCGGTGGTCGGCACGGTGCCGGCGATCAAGCCGGCGGCGCGGCTGACGGAGACCGGCACGATCGGCCTGCTGGCGACGCCGGGCACGATCCGGCGGGCCTACACGGCGCGGCTGATCGAGGAATTTGCCGCCGGCAAACGGGTGATCCTGCATGGCAGCCTCGAGCTGGTGAGGCTGGCCGAGGCGCATGCGCGGGGGGAGGATGTGCCGCCCGAGGCCTATGCGGCGGCGCAGGCGCCGTTGTTCGAGGCCGAGGGCGGCGAGGCGATCGACACGATCGTGCTGGCCTGCACGCACTTCCCGCTGGTGCGCGGCCAGTTGATCGCGACGGCGCCGCGGCCCGTTTCCTATATCGATTCAGGCGCCGCGATTGCGCGCCAGACGATCCGTGTACTGCCGGAGAATACTCATTCCGGCGGGCAGGGAGGCACAGCCAGCCTCACCAGCCCGCCGGATGAGACGGATGGCATCACGCGCGTCCTGAGACGCTACGGGTTTCCTGAGATTCAGTTCGTCGCTTTGGCGCCGAACGCGACGACTTCCGCACCAACCGAGCCGTAA
- a CDS encoding glycosyltransferase family 1 protein yields MMRIMLVTDAWDPQVNGVVRTMKRIIAETEAMGHVWEIVHPGAGFMTMPLPTYPEIKMGLWGRPRISSIFHEFEPDAVHIATEGTLGMAARAVCLTEKHPFSTAYHTRFPEYVSARLPVPVSWGYSFVRWFHKYSGKVMVATPSLMAELEGHGFSNLVAWSRGVDTETFTPLKRVEEGQPGDPFAGLARPIFLYVGRVAVEKNIEAFVGLNLPGTKVIVGDGPSLEELKAEYKDAVFMGAKFGDELSTIYASADVFVFPSLTDTFGLVVLEAMAAGTPVAAFDATGPRDVIPGSGAGTITPLDGDLAKGALDCLSLSREAARAHAETYSWRACAEVFLENLQPLPPPQRRRFWHKIRIRRRKAKPDVPVA; encoded by the coding sequence CTGATGCGAATTATGCTCGTCACCGACGCCTGGGACCCGCAGGTCAATGGCGTCGTGCGCACGATGAAGCGCATCATCGCCGAGACCGAGGCGATGGGCCATGTCTGGGAGATCGTGCATCCGGGCGCCGGCTTCATGACCATGCCGCTGCCGACTTATCCCGAAATCAAGATGGGCCTCTGGGGCCGTCCGCGCATCAGCAGCATCTTCCACGAGTTCGAGCCCGACGCGGTGCACATCGCCACCGAAGGCACGCTCGGCATGGCCGCCCGCGCGGTCTGCCTGACCGAGAAACACCCTTTCTCGACCGCCTATCACACGCGCTTTCCCGAATATGTTTCCGCGCGCCTGCCGGTACCGGTGAGCTGGGGCTATTCCTTCGTGCGCTGGTTCCACAAGTATTCCGGCAAGGTCATGGTCGCGACGCCGTCGCTGATGGCCGAGCTGGAAGGTCACGGCTTTTCGAACCTTGTCGCCTGGAGCCGGGGCGTCGACACCGAAACCTTCACGCCGCTCAAGCGCGTCGAGGAAGGCCAGCCCGGCGATCCCTTCGCGGGGCTCGCGCGCCCGATCTTCCTGTATGTCGGCCGTGTGGCGGTCGAGAAAAATATCGAAGCCTTCGTCGGGCTCAACCTGCCGGGCACCAAGGTGATCGTCGGCGACGGTCCGTCGCTGGAAGAGTTGAAGGCCGAGTACAAGGACGCCGTCTTCATGGGTGCGAAGTTCGGCGACGAACTCTCGACCATCTATGCGAGCGCCGATGTGTTCGTCTTCCCGAGCCTCACCGACACGTTCGGCCTTGTCGTGCTCGAAGCGATGGCCGCCGGCACACCGGTCGCCGCTTTCGATGCCACCGGCCCGCGCGATGTCATCCCCGGATCCGGCGCCGGCACGATCACGCCGCTGGACGGCGATCTCGCCAAGGGCGCCCTCGACTGCCTGTCGCTGAGCCGTGAAGCGGCGCGCGCCCACGCTGAAACCTATAGCTGGCGGGCCTGCGCCGAAGTCTTCCTCGAAAACCTGCAGCCGCTGCCGCCACCGCAGCGCCGCCGTTTCTGGCACAAGATCCGTATCCGCCGCCGCAAGGCGAAACCGGACGTGCCGGTCGCCTGA
- a CDS encoding PaaI family thioesterase, producing MSDDKPEVPDMAALMMQSAHVMSQVVPWGNEVNFSVSKIERGHVWGRQPWHEKLVGDPETGVIHGGVITTFLDNLCGMACTAAMTEMRFVATIDLRIDYMRPAEARREIIGEAECYHITRTVCFTRAWAYHETRDKLIATAAGTFAINKPRLGSGRSKDKS from the coding sequence ATGAGCGATGATAAGCCGGAAGTGCCTGACATGGCGGCCCTGATGATGCAGAGCGCGCATGTGATGAGCCAAGTGGTGCCGTGGGGGAATGAGGTCAATTTCAGTGTCTCCAAGATCGAGCGAGGCCATGTCTGGGGCCGCCAGCCGTGGCATGAGAAGCTGGTGGGCGATCCCGAGACCGGCGTCATTCATGGTGGGGTGATCACCACCTTCCTCGACAACCTGTGCGGCATGGCCTGCACCGCCGCCATGACCGAGATGCGCTTTGTCGCCACCATCGACCTGCGCATCGACTACATGCGCCCGGCCGAAGCGCGCCGGGAAATCATCGGCGAAGCGGAGTGCTACCACATCACCCGCACGGTCTGTTTCACGCGCGCCTGGGCCTATCACGAGACCCGCGACAAGCTGATCGCGACGGCAGCCGGCACCTTCGCCATCAACAAGCCCCGCCTCGGCAGCGGCCGGAGCAAGGACAAGTCATGA
- a CDS encoding PaaI family thioesterase: MNPQLTNPRADEIDAILEKMPFARTLGMRCEVLGDEMTAILPFQEKLIGNIAIRALHGGAIASFLELTAMLQVFLVSDMPRPPRPVNLTIDYLRQGHAKDLYARAYLLKMGRRLVSVRAEAWQENRAEPVTALMAHFMVASD; the protein is encoded by the coding sequence ATGAACCCGCAGCTGACCAATCCGCGCGCGGATGAAATCGACGCCATCCTCGAGAAGATGCCCTTTGCCCGCACGCTCGGCATGCGCTGCGAAGTGCTGGGCGACGAGATGACCGCCATCCTGCCATTCCAGGAAAAGCTGATCGGCAACATCGCCATCCGCGCGCTGCATGGCGGGGCGATCGCCTCCTTCCTCGAGCTGACGGCGATGCTGCAGGTGTTCCTGGTGTCCGACATGCCCCGCCCGCCGCGCCCGGTGAACCTGACCATCGATTACCTGCGCCAGGGTCATGCGAAGGATCTCTACGCCCGCGCCTATCTGCTCAAGATGGGCCGCCGGCTCGTTTCGGTGCGCGCCGAAGCCTGGCAGGAGAACCGCGCCGAGCCGGTCACGGCCCTGATGGCGCATTTCATGGTCGCGTCCGACTGA
- the putA gene encoding bifunctional proline dehydrogenase/L-glutamate gamma-semialdehyde dehydrogenase PutA gives MPDTLASLPVDWDALDALKFADEEALLEGLLKKGVLPGPVREGAVRRGRELVTLARAKGRRKGMMESFLEEFGLTNSEGLALMCLAEALLRVPDAATRDDLIAEKIRSGNWGAHQGQSDSWLVNASTWGLMLTGRVIGAPESAKKGPSAFVGGLIRQSGEPVIRAAMMQAMRIMGEQFVLGRTVEEALKRGRRMVKSGDAAHFSFDMLGEGARTASDAARYFKAYENAIAAVAADKDPALLPEHANGVSVKLSALHPRYLAVKEARVMAEMYPKVLKLCEQAKAANIGLCLDAEEAHRLVISLKIFEKLAREPSLDGWTGLGLAVQAYQKRALAVIERLSTLAEVTGRRFMVRLVKGAYWDSEIKNAQVEGYSNFPVFTTKQGTDVHYLACAKAMLAASPAIYPCFATHNAHTLAAVDLLAGAAGVSAFEFQRLHGMGEPLYEAADAGGRVRVYAPVGAHEDLLPYLVRRLLENGANTSFVHSFLDEAVPPEQVVTDPVAKVEVGPRRHPRIPTPPRLYGSGRRNSMGHDLSQAGVRAGFAAAVKALDDGPALAAGALVSGQAVSGGGDMVRAPADTSRVIGAALEADAATIDRALDAAVAAQPAWDALGGAKRAEYLHAMADAMEAEAPRLIAIMSREAGKTLPDGIAEVREAVDFCRYYAQQAASDFAAPVRLPGPTGETNHLSLHGRGVFCCISPWNFPLAIFTGQIAAALAAGNTVVAKPAEQTPLIAFEAVRLFHKAGLPVDSLHLLPGRGETVGAKLTADLRVSGVCFTGGTSTARLINRTLAHRDGPIIPLIAETGGLNGLFVDTTALREQVIDDMIVSAFGSAGQRCSALRIAFLPNATADTLIEGLKGAMNELKMGDPALPDTDTGPVIDAEARGLLEKHLARMATEAKVLHQIDPGAMGAGGCGFGPALVELKSLDQITEETFGPVLHVLRYDPDNIAATGAALHAKGYGLTLGIHSRLESFHAAVKAAMPAGNTYVNRSMIGAVVGVQPFGGEGLSGTGPKAGGPHYLHRFATERVVSVNITAQGGDAELLSL, from the coding sequence ATGCCTGATACACTTGCCTCGCTCCCGGTCGACTGGGATGCGCTCGACGCCCTGAAATTTGCTGATGAGGAGGCGCTCCTCGAGGGCTTGCTCAAAAAGGGCGTGCTGCCCGGACCCGTGCGCGAGGGCGCCGTGCGCCGGGGCCGCGAGCTGGTGACGCTGGCGCGGGCCAAAGGGCGGCGCAAGGGCATGATGGAGAGCTTCCTCGAGGAATTCGGCCTGACCAATTCCGAAGGTCTCGCGCTGATGTGCCTTGCCGAAGCGTTGCTGCGTGTGCCGGATGCGGCGACGCGCGATGACCTGATCGCGGAGAAGATCCGTTCCGGCAACTGGGGCGCCCATCAGGGACAATCTGACAGCTGGCTCGTCAACGCGTCCACCTGGGGCCTGATGCTGACCGGCCGTGTCATCGGCGCGCCGGAAAGCGCGAAGAAAGGGCCATCGGCCTTCGTCGGCGGCCTGATCCGCCAGAGCGGCGAGCCGGTGATCCGTGCGGCGATGATGCAGGCGATGCGCATCATGGGCGAACAGTTCGTCCTTGGGCGGACGGTTGAGGAAGCGCTGAAGCGCGGCCGGCGGATGGTGAAGTCGGGCGATGCGGCGCACTTCTCGTTCGACATGCTGGGCGAGGGTGCGCGCACCGCGTCAGACGCGGCGCGCTATTTCAAGGCCTACGAGAACGCCATCGCGGCCGTCGCGGCCGACAAGGACCCGGCGCTGCTGCCGGAACATGCCAATGGCGTGTCGGTCAAGCTCTCGGCGCTGCATCCGCGCTACCTTGCGGTCAAGGAAGCGCGCGTGATGGCCGAGATGTATCCGAAGGTGCTGAAGCTCTGCGAGCAGGCCAAGGCGGCGAATATCGGCCTCTGCCTCGACGCGGAAGAGGCGCACCGGCTGGTCATCAGCCTGAAGATCTTCGAGAAGCTGGCACGGGAGCCGTCGCTGGACGGCTGGACGGGACTGGGGCTTGCGGTGCAGGCCTACCAGAAGCGGGCGCTGGCGGTGATCGAGCGGCTTTCAACGCTGGCCGAGGTGACCGGGCGCCGGTTCATGGTGCGGCTCGTGAAGGGCGCCTATTGGGACTCCGAAATCAAGAACGCGCAGGTCGAAGGCTATTCGAACTTCCCGGTGTTCACCACCAAGCAGGGCACCGATGTGCACTACCTCGCCTGCGCGAAGGCGATGCTGGCCGCTTCGCCGGCGATCTATCCCTGCTTTGCGACGCACAATGCGCACACGCTGGCGGCGGTTGACCTGCTGGCGGGCGCAGCCGGCGTGTCTGCGTTCGAATTCCAGCGCCTGCACGGCATGGGCGAGCCGCTCTATGAGGCGGCCGATGCGGGCGGGCGCGTGCGCGTCTACGCCCCGGTCGGCGCGCATGAAGACCTGCTGCCTTACCTCGTCCGCCGTCTGCTGGAGAACGGCGCGAACACGAGCTTCGTGCATTCCTTCCTGGATGAGGCGGTGCCGCCCGAGCAGGTCGTGACTGACCCTGTGGCCAAGGTGGAAGTTGGCCCGCGCCGGCATCCGCGCATTCCCACGCCGCCGCGCCTTTATGGCAGTGGACGGAGGAATTCGATGGGGCACGATCTCAGCCAGGCCGGGGTGCGCGCCGGGTTTGCGGCAGCCGTGAAGGCGCTGGATGACGGTCCGGCGCTGGCCGCGGGCGCGCTCGTGTCGGGACAGGCCGTCAGCGGCGGAGGCGACATGGTGCGTGCGCCGGCCGATACGTCGCGCGTTATTGGCGCGGCGCTGGAAGCCGACGCCGCTACAATCGATCGTGCGCTTGATGCGGCCGTGGCGGCGCAGCCGGCCTGGGATGCGCTGGGCGGCGCAAAGCGCGCCGAATACCTGCATGCAATGGCCGATGCGATGGAGGCCGAAGCGCCGCGCCTGATCGCCATCATGTCGCGCGAAGCCGGCAAGACCTTGCCGGACGGCATTGCCGAAGTGCGCGAGGCGGTGGATTTCTGCCGCTACTATGCGCAGCAGGCGGCCTCTGACTTCGCAGCGCCCGTGCGCCTGCCGGGGCCGACGGGCGAAACCAACCATCTGTCCTTGCACGGACGAGGTGTGTTCTGCTGCATCAGTCCGTGGAATTTCCCGCTCGCCATCTTCACCGGCCAGATCGCTGCGGCGCTGGCGGCCGGCAATACGGTCGTGGCGAAGCCCGCCGAGCAGACGCCGCTGATTGCCTTCGAGGCGGTGCGCCTGTTCCACAAAGCCGGCCTGCCGGTGGACTCGCTGCACCTCCTGCCGGGGCGCGGCGAGACAGTCGGCGCGAAACTGACAGCGGACCTGCGCGTGTCAGGCGTCTGTTTCACCGGCGGCACGTCCACCGCGCGCCTGATCAACCGAACGCTCGCGCACCGCGACGGGCCGATCATTCCGCTGATCGCCGAGACCGGCGGGCTGAACGGCCTGTTCGTCGACACCACGGCGCTGCGCGAACAAGTGATCGACGACATGATCGTGTCAGCCTTCGGCTCGGCCGGCCAGCGCTGTTCGGCGCTGCGCATCGCCTTCCTGCCGAACGCCACCGCCGACACGCTGATCGAAGGCCTGAAGGGCGCGATGAACGAGTTGAAGATGGGCGATCCGGCCTTGCCCGACACCGATACCGGTCCGGTGATCGATGCCGAAGCGCGCGGGCTGCTCGAGAAGCATCTGGCGCGCATGGCGACGGAGGCGAAAGTCCTGCACCAGATCGACCCGGGCGCGATGGGCGCCGGCGGCTGCGGCTTCGGCCCGGCGCTGGTCGAGCTCAAGTCGCTCGACCAGATCACCGAGGAGACCTTCGGGCCGGTGCTGCATGTGCTGCGCTATGATCCCGACAATATTGCGGCCACCGGGGCAGCGCTGCACGCGAAAGGCTACGGGCTGACGCTGGGCATCCACTCGCGGCTGGAAAGCTTCCATGCCGCCGTGAAGGCCGCGATGCCGGCGGGCAATACCTATGTGAACCGCTCAATGATCGGGGCCGTGGTCGGCGTGCAGCCATTCGGGGGCGAGGGCCTTTCGGGCACCGGACCCAAGGCAGGCGGACCGCATTATCTCCATCGTTTTGCCACCGAGCGGGTGGTAAGTGTGAACATCACGGCGCAGGGCGGCGACGCCGAACTGCTCAGCCTCTGA
- a CDS encoding NAD(P)-binding domain-containing protein, which yields MAFDAAAKPKTCIIGAGCSGFTMAKRLKDLGLPYDCFEKSDNIGGNWYYNNPNGVSSCYQSLHIDTSKWRLAFEDYPVPEDWPDFPHHAQLLQYFHDYVDHFGLRETITFNTAVEDVTDLPGGRYRVKLSTGELREYDAVCVANGHHWDARMPTYPGTFNGYQVHSHHYRDPFDPYDFRGKRVMIVGAGNSAMDISSELSQRPLAERLFISMRRGVWVLPKYMNGKPADKAALPGWMPTKLGRSLAKATIRKTIGNMEDYGLPKPDHDPLDGHPSVSGEFLTRVGCGDIIPKPGIERLDGDLVVFTDGTREKVDAIIWATGYSTTFPFFRQDELTPKDNVFPLYKRMVKPGRETLFFLGLAQPLPTLVNFAEQQSKLVAAVLTGKYAFPPADEMDRITKADEEQHLGHFYDSPRHRMQVDFNVYCKDLLKEIERGAKRAKVTA from the coding sequence ATGGCCTTTGACGCGGCGGCAAAGCCGAAAACCTGCATCATCGGGGCAGGATGCTCCGGATTCACGATGGCCAAGCGCCTGAAGGATCTCGGCCTGCCGTATGACTGTTTCGAGAAGTCGGACAATATCGGCGGCAACTGGTACTACAACAACCCGAACGGGGTCTCGTCCTGCTACCAGTCGCTGCACATCGACACGTCGAAGTGGCGCCTGGCGTTTGAGGACTATCCGGTGCCGGAAGACTGGCCGGATTTCCCCCATCACGCCCAGCTGCTGCAATATTTCCACGACTATGTGGATCATTTCGGCCTGCGCGAGACGATCACTTTCAATACCGCGGTGGAAGATGTGACCGACCTGCCGGGCGGGCGCTACCGGGTGAAGCTGTCGACCGGGGAGCTGCGCGAGTATGACGCCGTGTGCGTCGCCAACGGCCATCACTGGGACGCGCGGATGCCGACCTATCCCGGCACGTTCAACGGCTACCAGGTCCACTCGCACCACTACCGCGACCCGTTCGACCCCTACGATTTCCGCGGCAAGCGCGTGATGATCGTCGGCGCTGGCAATTCGGCGATGGATATCTCCTCCGAGCTTTCCCAGCGCCCGCTGGCGGAGCGGCTGTTCATCTCGATGCGGCGCGGCGTCTGGGTGCTGCCGAAATACATGAACGGCAAGCCGGCCGACAAGGCCGCGCTGCCCGGCTGGATGCCGACGAAGCTTGGCCGCTCGCTGGCCAAGGCGACGATCCGCAAGACGATCGGCAACATGGAAGACTACGGCCTGCCGAAGCCGGACCATGACCCGCTGGACGGGCACCCTTCCGTATCCGGAGAATTCCTGACCCGGGTAGGGTGTGGCGACATCATCCCGAAACCGGGTATCGAACGGCTGGACGGCGACCTCGTGGTGTTCACCGATGGCACGCGCGAGAAGGTCGATGCGATCATCTGGGCGACCGGCTATTCGACCACGTTCCCGTTCTTCCGGCAGGACGAACTGACGCCGAAAGACAACGTGTTCCCGCTCTACAAACGGATGGTGAAGCCGGGCCGGGAGACGCTGTTCTTCCTCGGGCTCGCCCAGCCGCTGCCGACGCTGGTGAACTTTGCAGAGCAGCAGTCGAAACTAGTGGCTGCGGTTCTCACCGGCAAGTATGCCTTTCCGCCTGCGGACGAAATGGACCGTATCACCAAGGCCGATGAGGAACAGCATCTCGGTCACTTCTATGACAGCCCGCGCCACCGGATGCAGGTCGACTTCAACGTCTATTGCAAGGACCTGCTGAAGGAAATCGAGCGCGGCGCGAAGCGGGCGAAGGTCACGGCGTGA
- a CDS encoding GGDEF domain-containing protein translates to MIQARALMKLDWSAQGRARVYALMAVGTLVCIGVAFAVDSYDVAAGGWRWGADPVNNVVIPLVLAPPFFFLLLDKMRQLAIAHKELMTVAATDSLTSLLNRRAFTELVDGYLKRVEESDRRGGGALLVIDVDHFKAVNDHFGHQKGDEALKLIAKTIRETVRDTDLVGRVGGEEFCVFMPGQAPDSAADVAERIRQAVARADFTPDGARHALSISVGGVAFDQPFAFSDLYRSADERLYAAKHNGRNRVEFRVQAPGGFQATLH, encoded by the coding sequence ATGATACAGGCGCGCGCCCTCATGAAGCTTGACTGGTCTGCGCAAGGCCGCGCGCGGGTCTACGCGCTGATGGCCGTCGGCACGCTGGTCTGCATCGGGGTCGCGTTTGCGGTCGACAGCTATGACGTGGCCGCGGGCGGCTGGCGCTGGGGCGCCGACCCGGTGAACAATGTCGTGATACCGCTGGTGCTGGCGCCGCCGTTTTTCTTCCTGTTGCTCGACAAGATGCGCCAGCTGGCGATCGCCCACAAGGAACTGATGACGGTCGCGGCGACCGACAGCCTGACCTCGCTGCTCAACCGGCGCGCCTTCACCGAACTGGTCGATGGCTACCTCAAGCGGGTCGAGGAATCCGACCGCCGGGGCGGTGGCGCGCTGCTCGTGATTGACGTCGACCACTTCAAGGCGGTGAACGACCATTTCGGCCACCAGAAGGGCGACGAGGCCCTGAAGCTCATCGCGAAGACGATTCGCGAAACGGTACGCGATACCGACCTCGTCGGCCGGGTGGGCGGTGAGGAATTCTGCGTGTTCATGCCGGGCCAGGCGCCCGACAGCGCCGCCGATGTGGCCGAACGTATCCGCCAGGCGGTGGCGCGGGCGGACTTCACGCCGGACGGCGCGCGCCATGCCTTGTCGATCAGCGTAGGCGGGGTCGCCTTCGACCAGCCGTTCGCTTTCAGCGACCTCTATCGCAGCGCCGACGAGCGCCTGTATGCGGCCAAGCACAATGGGCGCAACCGGGTCGAGTTCCGCGTGCAGGCCCCCGGCGGCTTCCAGGCGACGCTGCACTAG
- a CDS encoding type III PLP-dependent enzyme — translation MHTYATPYNIVRSEQPELPVYCFRPKRVTAAARWFVEKFPAQPFYAVKANPAPHVLDALWDAGVRSFDAASEKEIALIHGRFPGARIAFLHPVKPRHAIKRAYENYGVRIFVTDTVAELNKIVEATGHAKDLTILVRIAVSCEGSALPLAGKFGAGPEEAAEILRLARRHADEVGVSFHVGSQAMKPTAWAQAMADASRIIIDAGVTVDIVDVGGGFPAIYADKAPPEMDDYVAMVMRSFENMFVLENAELWCEPGRALVAEAESLLVRVDLAKGNTLYINDGSYGSLYDAVHERWDFPVRAIAGDARKLGRMVEYSVYGPTCDSTDMLAEKVWLPAGLTEGDYIEFGNIGAYGRAMATRFNGFGEADTAIVQDAPWPTLYGSVGAEVVAFGAKATN, via the coding sequence ATGCACACTTACGCGACCCCGTATAATATTGTGCGTTCCGAACAACCGGAACTGCCGGTCTATTGCTTCCGTCCGAAACGCGTGACGGCGGCTGCGCGCTGGTTCGTCGAGAAATTCCCGGCCCAGCCCTTCTATGCCGTCAAGGCCAACCCGGCCCCGCACGTGCTCGACGCCCTCTGGGACGCCGGCGTGCGCAGCTTTGACGCCGCCTCGGAAAAAGAGATCGCGCTCATCCACGGCCGCTTCCCCGGCGCGCGGATCGCGTTCCTGCACCCCGTGAAACCGCGTCACGCGATCAAGCGCGCCTACGAAAACTACGGCGTGCGCATCTTCGTCACCGACACGGTGGCGGAGCTCAACAAGATCGTCGAAGCCACCGGCCACGCGAAAGACCTGACCATTCTCGTGCGGATCGCTGTCTCGTGCGAAGGCTCGGCGCTGCCGCTCGCCGGCAAGTTCGGTGCCGGCCCGGAAGAAGCCGCTGAGATCCTCCGCCTCGCCCGCCGCCATGCGGACGAAGTCGGCGTGTCCTTCCATGTCGGCAGCCAGGCGATGAAACCCACCGCCTGGGCCCAGGCCATGGCCGATGCCAGCCGCATCATCATCGATGCCGGCGTGACCGTGGACATCGTCGATGTCGGCGGCGGCTTCCCTGCGATCTACGCCGACAAGGCGCCGCCGGAAATGGACGACTATGTCGCCATGGTGATGCGCTCGTTCGAGAACATGTTCGTGCTCGAGAACGCCGAACTCTGGTGCGAGCCGGGCCGCGCGCTGGTCGCCGAAGCCGAGAGCCTTCTCGTGCGCGTCGACCTTGCCAAGGGCAACACGCTCTACATCAACGACGGCTCGTACGGCTCGCTATATGATGCGGTGCACGAACGCTGGGACTTCCCGGTGCGCGCGATCGCCGGCGATGCCCGCAAGCTCGGCCGCATGGTGGAATACTCCGTGTACGGCCCGACCTGCGACTCGACCGACATGCTCGCCGAGAAAGTCTGGCTGCCCGCCGGCCTGACCGAAGGCGACTATATCGAATTCGGCAACATCGGCGCCTATGGCCGCGCGATGGCGACCCGCTTCAATGGTTTCGGCGAAGCCGACACCGCCATTGTGCAGGATGCGCCCTGGCCGACGCTTTACGGCTCGGTTGGTGCGGAAGTCGTCGCGTTCGGCGCCAAAGCGACGAACTGA
- a CDS encoding substrate-binding domain-containing protein: MFTSFVKAAFPAALIMAAAACGQSDLSKLEDDSAAAPVAAAAVDQKIKIVGSSTVAPFSRTIAERFGATTSFGTPIVESTGTGGGFKAFCAGVGPMQPSISNASRPIKDSERNLCVAAGVTSITEIPLGYDGIVIGNAKEGPQFDLTKPELYLALAKDIPDGAGGFKPNPYKTWNEVAPNLPAKPILVLGPPPTSGTRDAFVELGMELGALEVPELAALKKSDEEAFKAYAHTIRTDGAWVDFGENDTAIVQSLVKSPDAIGVLGFSFLEQNGDRVKGAHLGGIEPTFENITTGQYGLARVMYFYVKDQNIPLVPGLVEFVTESVSDGAAGEDGYLIEKGLIPLHPDELGKAQEAAATLKAAATTTP, encoded by the coding sequence ATGTTCACGTCCTTTGTCAAAGCGGCCTTTCCGGCGGCGTTAATCATGGCGGCGGCCGCCTGCGGCCAGAGCGACCTGTCGAAACTGGAAGATGATTCGGCTGCTGCGCCCGTCGCTGCGGCCGCCGTCGACCAGAAGATCAAGATCGTCGGTTCCTCGACCGTTGCCCCGTTCTCGCGCACCATCGCCGAGCGTTTCGGCGCCACGACCTCCTTCGGCACGCCGATTGTCGAATCGACCGGCACGGGCGGCGGCTTCAAGGCATTCTGCGCGGGTGTCGGCCCGATGCAGCCGTCGATTTCCAACGCCTCGCGCCCGATCAAGGATTCCGAGCGCAACCTGTGCGTCGCGGCCGGCGTCACCAGCATCACCGAAATCCCGCTCGGCTATGACGGCATCGTCATCGGCAATGCCAAGGAAGGCCCGCAATTCGACCTGACCAAGCCGGAGCTCTATCTCGCGCTCGCCAAGGACATTCCGGACGGCGCCGGCGGCTTCAAGCCGAACCCCTACAAGACCTGGAACGAGGTTGCGCCGAACCTGCCCGCCAAGCCGATCCTCGTGCTCGGCCCGCCGCCGACCTCCGGCACGCGCGATGCCTTCGTCGAACTCGGCATGGAACTCGGCGCGCTGGAAGTGCCGGAACTCGCCGCGCTGAAGAAGTCGGATGAGGAAGCGTTCAAGGCCTACGCCCACACGATCCGCACGGACGGTGCCTGGGTCGATTTCGGTGAGAACGACACGGCCATCGTGCAGTCGCTCGTCAAGTCGCCGGACGCCATCGGCGTGCTCGGTTTCTCCTTCCTCGAGCAGAACGGCGACCGGGTGAAAGGCGCCCATCTCGGCGGCATCGAGCCGACCTTCGAGAACATCACCACCGGCCAGTACGGTCTCGCCCGCGTGATGTATTTCTACGTCAAGGACCAGAACATCCCGCTGGTGCCTGGCCTCGTCGAATTCGTCACCGAGTCGGTGAGCGACGGCGCTGCCGGCGAAGATGGCTACCTGATCGAGAAGGGCCTGATCCCTCTGCACCCGGATGAACTTGGCAAGGCGCAGGAAGCGGCTGCGACTTTGAAAGCGGCCGCAACCACCACGCCGTAA